AATTATACAAATTCTGGGATGGCAGCCAACACAGATCATCCAATGAACGATACAAACATAGGCACATGAGAAATAAACCTAAATCCCCATGGAGGTGTCCAGCCTTACAATTTATAAACCTGCTCACTCTCATTCAAGTCAATTTTCAGGGCTGATATGGACATTTGACCCTTACAATTGATAAACATGGGCATTGTTTAAGCTGGCTGGATGATTCAAGTAAAATAATAAAACCAAAACTTTCCAGACAGCAATTTGAAGGACGCAACGAGTTGATGCTTCCTCTAAATCAAGACAACAATACATTTTGCACATGCTCATCCAAATGGGTTCCCTCCAACAGAAGAGAAAGGTGATGGGGTAGCAGGGGCTGAGATTCTACCGGCCAACTGTTGATCCATATTTATAGCACCAAAAGCACCTCCCCCGGTGCCTAACCCTCCTACTCCTTGCGGCCTGcaacaaaattttaagaaaactTGAATAAGATGTATATACAAATTTGCCATTAGATTATCAAATCATTCTGAATAACAGCAAACGAAATTTGGCCATTCTTTAGGTGGAATATTTATTAATTAGGATTCCAAGACTATTCTTTAGGTAGGACGATGCTTGTAAACTACTTTTCATAAATGAAAAACACTGACCCCTTGTTTggaaactaaaattttacaagagttgtttggaataaaaaaaaaaaaaaaaaaactcaattctTTTTTACTTAGAAAagtttttattttaaaagaaatagaaataaaacatgattgtgtaagaattcaattgaattctttaCTTGCAAATGATTTACTCCAAAGGTAGCCTGAAAGAATACTCACCCAGAAATTGGCATGTTACTTGATACTTGTCTCATGTATGCCCCTGAGATTTCAAAGCATACCAATTAATCACATGAATAAAGTGAAGTACGGGAAAGAAAAGGGGAAAAGAAGGGGGATTTTTGAAAGGAAAAAATTTGACTGTACTTGGAGGCATAGCTGATGCATAAGACGGTGGCTGGGGAGGCAGAGCTGATGGGTAAGGCAATGACTGAGAAGGCATCCATGCTGATGATGGAGCACCAAGACTAGAGGTGCGCTGTAAGCCTGAAGATGGTGGCATATTTGGGAGAGCACCTCGCAAGGATGCCATGGAAGGAAACTGCATCGGAAGGAACACAAGCCATAAAAACTATAAATCAAATATGGCAGAAAGATTGAATCAAAACCAAAGAAGTAACGAATTTAAGATCAATGAACTAATCACATACAGTATGAACTTGCATTGAAGATGGCTCATTGAGATCAAATGGGTTTGTTGACTTGGATTGCTGAATCAAAGTAGGCATCGGCTGCAATAAACAAATTTACAATTGTAAGTAATGTGACAAGAAATTGTGCACGCAAGCCTGCAAAACAAAACAAACTGATCGACTCATTATGGCTGTTTGATGAACACACCACTGCAGCATTACTATATCGCATAGCGAACCCCATACCACGGGGAGGACCAGTTTGCCACCCTGGAACAGCTGCATGGAAAGATGGATAGGTTGCAGCAAAAAGATCCTGCACATGATTCAGGATCAGTGTCACGGGCACACATTATTAGAAGGATCCCTATAAAGTATGGAAGAAAGGAGCATTAGGCCTATTACCTCAGGCAGTTCTTTTCTTCCACTTGATTTGACTTCCACAGCTGGTGGCTGTGATACACCAGCAGAAGCAACCACTAAGGAAGGTGTAGAGATGACTTGAGGGGCTCCAACAGATGGTTTTCTCAAAGCCGCTTGCATATTAGGGGCCACTGATAAATTCCAAGACTGCACAAAAGGCACCAAAAGCGATGAAATAAACAAAAATATTATATGATGGCGTAGATCCAATACAAATTTCAAGAAAACCACTGTACCTGATTAGCTGAAGTGCCATCAAGTGGTGGTTTAAATTGTTGAGAAGTAGACTGACCACTAGAAGCAGGGAATAGAAAAGGTTGCTGATGCTGCACTCTAGGCCATTGGCCTGTTTCATTAACTTTGACAAAGGAAGGACCACCATTGACAGGCATTACAGCTGCCAAACCAGGGGCAGCCACTGAAACACCACCAGGATGAAAAATTGTAGCCCCAGTATTGAGAGGCAATATAGGTGCATTCCCAGCTGACACAGCAGAAGAAGCAGTTGCATTTGGTAAATTTGATACATTGCCTAAAGATGCAGCTACTGGAGCACCAGAAACGCTTGACATTCCAGATATTTGACCAGGTACTGATGCTGGCAGCACCAATTGTGAGATAACAGATTCCAGTGGATTCGCATTTTCTTGAGATACCTTAACCTCAGGTGCAAAATCAAAAGAAGCCCAATTGTTATCATTTGTTGTACTTGCAGGTTGTGCAATTGATTGAGACACAATTGTTTGTTGTGCTTGAGGAACTGCAGTGGTAACAGGTGGTTCTGGATCAGCATCAAAATCAATTAAGCTTGCAGTACTCTCCACTTTAACTTCCGTCAGATTCCCATTGGTGGAACCTAAGCTGCTAGCAGATGCATTTCCCTGCAAATAAATGCAAAAATAATGTTAGATCATTTCTTCCCTCCAACAGCCTAGAGAGAGCAAGAACAAGACACCTAAAATCTATTTAGAAAAGGGTGATAAGTGAGGGATTGCCAAATGCATATGCTTATATAACAGAGACCAAAATGCAACAATCAGGGCTAAGCATGCCAAATGCTTGAACAGGAAAATGGTATAGAGATGAACTATATAGTAAAGGCCAAATGTATCATTTCACCCTTGAACTTAAAGGATATATCTCATTACACCTCTCAACTTTTCGAGGAACCTCTTACACCCCTaaacttaaaataataataataaaataataaaaaataaaaaaccatAACAACTAAGCACAATATTGCTCTTCCCAAAATGCAGCAACACATGTCTCATTCATGTGTAATCTCAGCCATCCACATCATCACTGAGCCTTTTTCTCTCCTTCCTCCCCTCCCCCACCTcttcaccccccccccccttcccttccttttctctctgtctctctctcctaTTTCAAGAAACTCCAAGAAATTTCCCTCTTCCTCTGAAATTGCTTGTGCAGCCTCCTCTATCCTTTCTCCATGGATTTctttttcctctcctttttgtcaTCACACTCTTCTCGTCCTCTCATCACCACCATCACTGCCATAAAACAAAACATCAATTTGCAATAGTGAGAATTGGGCAATTCAATCAACGAAGCTTCACCAAGAAAGAAGAGCCCCAACGGGTACCCACAGTCATTGGACACCTCAGTGAACTGGACCCAACCTAGCCGCCATTAAATCCGAAGCCCAACCAGCGCCCCAATGCTGGCTTCCAATCGGTGACATCAGCCCACTGTGCTTCATCACTGTCCGTGAAGAGATCTAGCAGCTCTATTATCGTGAAGCAAAGATCCATCCTTCCCAAAGCCACCCGTGGCTGCCCAGCTGCATTTAACACCAAAGAGAGACCCAAAAGCCTTGCCATCATCATCTGCAAAGAATCCGAAGACCAACAGATGCTGTCAACGCCATTTTGCACAGAGGAAGGACCTGCCATCATTTGTGAAGAAGCCTGAACCCATCTTCGTGACGCAAAGCAAGGGCAATTTGCTGTGCTGCGACGATACTCTTGGTAATCCCATGGGCTCATCTCTTCATTCCACAGCCAAGACCACCTCCAAATTAATCCCTCAGTGCAAAATCTTCAGAAAGAAACTCATTTTGCACTTCTCACAGTGCCCAAATTCAGCTTCAGTTCAATCGCTTTTGGGTCCCAATTCTCACTATTGCATTGCAACCTTTGTTTTTTGCGTTGGGTTGGTGCCAATTTCATCACTGTAAGGTTAGGGTTTTCTAGAGCTTGGGTGTCGATAGAGAAAACAATTGTTAGTGTTTAGTTTAGTTATGTTCAGTTCCTATTATATTTTGGTCCAGTtcatttaaaaaatgaaattcagtGTTTTAGTTTCCCTAAAAATTTTTACAAACTTAATAGATGCTGTACCCTAActcaaattaaagaaaaaatgaaaCACTAATTGCCAAATACACTGTCACATCAAGTGGCAAGAAACCAACAGGAACATGGATCAGTCCAGTTACTCCAGTAGCAAAACAGCtgcatgttgtacaccactaggTGATTTCATTTGAAGGTTGTAATTTTATGAAGATTCACAAGCTAAAAAGAACCTTAGAAAATTGAAAACTCTAGTGTTGATGTGAAAAAGGCAGAGACAATAACAGTATAGTAGTTATATATGCAACTGAATGAAAAAGAAGCACTACCTGTGTCTGTGCAGAGCCATCAGCAGCCCTTACAACATTGGTTTTGGGAGGTTCACTTATACGAAGAGGCACCACATTATCTCCCAAAATTTCTCTAACAGGGCGTACAACAGGGGGACTAGAAACCTCTGGATCTTTCAGCGGTTCAGGTGACCTGCTTTCCAGCTTTGAGTCTCCTTCAGATACTCTACGGTCGTCAGCTCTCTTTCCATTTCCAAATCTATCCTCCCTTCGCCAATCATTAACTATCTCAGCACGAGCAGGACTTCTCCTGTAATCATTATACTGTCGACTTTCTTGATCATATCCAGGACTTCTTCTTTCATCATATGCATATCTAGAATTCCTATCATCACTTCGTCCACCAGGACTGGACATTCCACTGTAGCGGCGCTCATATGTATCGTCATATGGTGGACTTCGAGACCCTCCTTGGTATGAGTCCTCTTTGTCACCCTTcattatgtttcatcaatcagAAGATTTAACAAATTTAATTACAGAATATAGAATTCAAAATCATTTAAGATCAATTACAGAAATATTTAAAAGCACACCAAGTTAATCCCAACTATAACAATATCAAGAAAAACCAAAACAAGAGAAATGGCAATCTTACCAACTTTACACTTGGAGGTTTTCCATAGTTCCTCTCACCAGTGTATCTTCTATCCACATACACATGTTTAATATAGTCTCGAAGCCTGTCAACATTACTGGAACCAAAATGATGCATCAGAACTGCAATCATCattaaaatatatgatgaaaaataattataaatgagTGACAACCTGCCATCAGGAGCAGACTGACGCTGTGCATCCCATTCTTTAAGATAAATGTCTCTTGCACGCTGTGAATGAATGAAAGATAAAAGTCAGTGAAAGTTGAAAACTGAATAGATAACTCACAGAATACGCTAGGCAGGCATCCAAGGCACCTGCAGGATGGGTAACACACCTTGTTTCCTCCTCCTTGAAGAGCGGTAACTTCTTGTGAAGTAAATTTAGCCATTGATACTGATTTTACTCGGTGTGTAAACTCCCGACTACAAATAATTTCAAAGGGTTATGACAGTGCATGCAACTTGATAGCTCTCTCCACAAACACATACAATGGAGAAACTTTCCAAGAAATACACTAAAAAAACATGAAGATAAGCACAGAATAGAGAAAAAAGCTGCTGAAAAGAAATTGGACAACATAATGAAAACAAATTCATACTTACTGTATTCCACTACAGGTGGTGCAAACAAATGTCCAGAAATTTGTGCAAACATATTGCGGTCCCTGCTCAGCCAGGAATAAATTAGCACCATATCAACAAACTAAAAGCCAGCTTTTCTCCAGCAAAATGATAGCACATGCACTCCAATTTTCATTATGAGTGTCTCAACCACATACACTATAAATAAATTATCAGGTTAACGCCTACAGAAATTTGGCCTCAAATCATTCGTAATGGGGAAGAAAACAAGAGATCACATTCCTATTGTTGGTATAATCCAAGCACtataaatttagaaaaattaaccACATTTTTTTTATAGATGGAAAAATATATGTAATTGATTAAATTACCAAATTCAATGCAAACTATGATGTAGTGCAATACTTTAAAACATAATCTTGAATCACTCTGTATCCGCAAACaatcaaaatgcaactttaaaagtCTATGAAAACTTATGCAGTCCAACATTAAGAAGTAAAAATTGCCTTAATATTGTTTTTCTTTTCCCTTAATAGAAAACAGACTTTACAAATAAAAGAGAGCACACCACTGATATTCTTCCAAGGCAAAAAAAATCAGTATAACATTGTCAAAGCTTCCTCAAAAAAGCTTTATCCAATTTCAGACATCATTAAACAATTAATTGACTAAAGTCCACCTCATTAATAGTTGCAAAATAATAGCCTAATAAGGAAGCATATATCATCAAAGGATTGTTCAATTCTCCTACAAAAAGCTAAAACATCCCGTCCTCAAGCCTACCTATGCAGTAACAAGAAAACCCCTCATCGCATTTATTTTAATTAGATCAAGAAGTCATTAAATAAGTCATTTGTAGTTGATTCAAGTTACACATGTTTGATTTCTTCTCCTTTCACAAGTTATCCACATAAATAAATCAATTAACACATTGGTACTCAGATTATTTCAACCAGCAccaatcaaaattttcaaatttaaactCAACTAACTCCAACACCTATTAAGCTTCACGATTGAAGCGCACAAAGCTCCAATTTTGTTTATGGTTTTGTCACACAAACACACTACAATGTAaataagaaatgcaatgaaagcaCTCACCAGACTATGACAGTTAATGCACCTGCGATTCTCGGGAAGTTTCAGAAGTCCCCGAATTATTCTTTCATTCTTCTCATCTTCTTTCACTCGATTCGCCATTACACTACCTGCttcaaaaagaaataaagaataagAGAGTAAACAAAGAGAAAAGTACAACAGAAACTTGAATTGATCTTAAAACAATACCCAATAATCAACTAAACATGAAACTGAATAATCCTCGAATTCAGCAGATAAAAAAAGCCTAAAAATCAAGGTTAGGCTAAGTAATAAATCTAGATTCAAACATCAAAATTCTATATCCCCTTGTACTACAGTAACTCAGCAACCAAACGGAGCAATACGAAACGACAGGGAAACTacaattaaagaataaaaaacgACGGATCTGAGGAACCAAAAGTAGCAAAACAAAGTGAAAACTCGAAAATCCGTTTGGAATCAAACCAAAAGGAAAAAGTAATAAAACAAAAAAGGAAATCAAACTAACCTGAATTGTATTATACGTAGTATAAAGCTTATAAATAAAGATCCAGCGCttagactctctctctctctctctctctctctctctctcgcagcCTTTAATTTGGATAGACAGAGTTGCAGGGGacacaaaaaaaaatcaaaaaaaggcAAAGGGAGAGACGTGCAGATCTTTCAAGAGTCGGTAACTAAGAGGTTTTTGTACAGCTAAGAACTAAAACAAAGTCTGCTTAaagaggaaaattaaaattaatagtaaATTACTATTAAGtccttataatttattaaaattaattatttaattatttactttttaaaaaacttaaattaaatatCCCTTTATCttataaaattaaacttttaattacttTATTAGATTATTATTGAAGAAAAGATTAAACCGTTAAATTTTAAAATAGGAACATGATAGTAATTTAGACTAGTATACAGAAATATACATTTGATGGGGTATTTATTATTAGTAATTACTCAATTTTatacttttttataaaaattattaaattttaatttttaaaagaaattttattaaattttaatttaaatttataaaaattattgattaaaaattaaaaatttttaaagttaatttattaattattttataaataaaattattaattaatatttattaatgaaaaaaataaaaaaataataaatttaatagcgATAGAAgtatttaattgtattttatatattatatattttttaattttaaaaaattaataaaataatataattatattcataaaataattagtaggttaacagattaatttaaaattttttaatttttataaaattaaattaaaatttaataaattttatgaaaaattttaaatttaataattttataaaatatttaataattttataaaattgaatGGCGCAGGTTTGGGACGCAAAGGAACTTTTCCCTGTCCCTACGGCAATTGGTCTGGCTTTGCCTGAGTGTGGCTGTTCCATATTTTACGGTTTTGTGGTCATATCAAAGTTACAGTCATTCAGACTGGTCAAAGGTCGTACAGGGCGACTGGTCAAATCGGACAATGGCCCGCTCCTCTTTGCATAATTACCCAATTAGGCCTGGATTTGTTAGTTTTAATTAAAAGGATTTGCGTGATTTAGAGTAATTTTCAAATCaacttaaaaaatttaattatgatttttttaaattaaatcaaattatttctatataaaaaatcaaattagactgaaatattatgatttgtcTGATTTATAACACAgttttgaatttaatttattttatatcaaCCAAGTAATTATTCAATAATAAAAAATTCTTTAAATATATTGATACAATATAAAATACTCACACATAATATATATtccttttaatatatatatatatatatatatatatatatatatatatatatatattaaaaggaatatatatatataaataaataaatatatatatatatatatactcaaaaatatattattatctttttttctataaattaatttttttataaaaatatatattgtacgttattatattaattataaaaatttataatttaatttttttatataattttttataaattttttacttATTATATTATACAATTTATTATagcattataaatattatatttaattatttaaattaaaatattaattttaatgacatttttattaattatataaataaaaatatttattaatttaaaattatttttttatttgatcatatttttataaaagtaATGTGTTATATTATcaacataaaatattaatttaattataaacttaaatgtaatataataaaaaaaaagataacaacaagtttgaaaaatataaatagacaaaaatatttaaaaattaaaacaagcTAATAATAAATGCAAATTAGGTCAttgaattttattcatttaaactttattattttacttaaaaaaaattgatttttatatattttattttaatttttcataatttagaaTAATATTTACTTATACAATGAAATTACATATATAGATTAATGTGAAAGaaaattatttctaaaattagaaaatagaataatttttgaaataattttttattaatttaatgcattatcattataaatttttatttttattttattgatattaattatgtaatatatttaataagcatttttattttttgaaattataaattatattatatatattacaaataCATTATTagttataatataaatataaatttattcatGCATGTTCTAATTAAAATTGAGCATATGTTTgcagtcatatatatatatatatatatacacatacataTATATCGTTATTGCATCATAAATCAATGGAtatgaatttttatatatattgacTTAGATTtttaattctaaattaaaaaataaaaataaaatttttgtaaaataatttttaaaaaataaaatttataaaagaaaaatataaatttatattattaatatttataagaatACTTTTGTTAGCTCAAAAAGTTGGTCCCTCATTTGTACTTGTATATGCATTGTAGTGTATATAGTCTATTATT
The sequence above is a segment of the Hevea brasiliensis isolate MT/VB/25A 57/8 chromosome 11, ASM3005281v1, whole genome shotgun sequence genome. Coding sequences within it:
- the LOC110661234 gene encoding probable ADP-ribosylation factor GTPase-activating protein AGD14 isoform X1 yields the protein MANRVKEDEKNERIIRGLLKLPENRRCINCHSLGPQYVCTNFWTFVCTTCSGIHREFTHRVKSVSMAKFTSQEVTALQGGGNKRARDIYLKEWDAQRQSAPDGSNVDRLRDYIKHVYVDRRYTGERNYGKPPSVKLGDKEDSYQGGSRSPPYDDTYERRYSGMSSPGGRSDDRNSRYAYDERRSPGYDQESRQYNDYRRSPARAEIVNDWRREDRFGNGKRADDRRVSEGDSKLESRSPEPLKDPEVSSPPVVRPVREILGDNVVPLRISEPPKTNVVRAADGSAQTQGNASASSLGSTNGNLTEVKVESTASLIDFDADPEPPVTTAVPQAQQTIVSQSIAQPASTTNDNNWASFDFAPEVKVSQENANPLESVISQLVLPASVPGQISGMSSVSGAPVAASLGNVSNLPNATASSAVSAGNAPILPLNTGATIFHPGGVSVAAPGLAAVMPVNGGPSFVKVNETGQWPRVQHQQPFLFPASSGQSTSQQFKPPLDGTSANQSWNLSVAPNMQAALRKPSVGAPQVISTPSLVVASAGVSQPPAVEVKSSGRKELPEDLFAATYPSFHAAVPGWQTGPPRGMGFAMRYSNAAVPMPTLIQQSKSTNPFDLNEPSSMQVHTFLWLVFLPMQFPSMASLRGALPNMPPSSGLQRTSSLGAPSSAWMPSQSLPYPSALPPQPPSYASAMPPRAYMRQVSSNMPISGPQGVGGLGTGGGAFGAINMDQQLAGRISAPATPSPFSSVGGNPFG
- the LOC110661234 gene encoding probable ADP-ribosylation factor GTPase-activating protein AGD14 isoform X2, encoding MANRVKEDEKNERIIRGLLKLPENRRCINCHSLGPQYVCTNFWTFVCTTCSGIHREFTHRVKSVSMAKFTSQEVTALQGGGNKRARDIYLKEWDAQRQSAPDGSNVDRLRDYIKHVYVDRRYTGERNYGKPPSVKLGDKEDSYQGGSRSPPYDDTYERRYSGMSSPGGRSDDRNSRYAYDERRSPGYDQESRQYNDYRRSPARAEIVNDWRREDRFGNGKRADDRRVSEGDSKLESRSPEPLKDPEVSSPPVVRPVREILGDNVVPLRISEPPKTNVVRAADGSAQTQGNASASSLGSTNGNLTEVKVESTASLIDFDADPEPPVTTAVPQAQQTIVSQSIAQPASTTNDNNWASFDFAPEVKVSQENANPLESVISQLVLPASVPGQISGMSSVSGAPVAASLGNVSNLPNATASSAVSAGNAPILPLNTGATIFHPGGVSVAAPGLAAVMPVNGGPSFVKVNETGQWPRVQHQQPFLFPASSGQSTSQQFKPPLDGTSANQSWNLSVAPNMQAALRKPSVGAPQVISTPSLVVASAGVSQPPAVEVKSSGRKELPEDLFAATYPSFHAAVPGWQTGPPRGMGFAMRYSNAAVPMPTLIQQSKSTNPFDLNEPSSMQVHTFPSMASLRGALPNMPPSSGLQRTSSLGAPSSAWMPSQSLPYPSALPPQPPSYASAMPPRAYMRQVSSNMPISGPQGVGGLGTGGGAFGAINMDQQLAGRISAPATPSPFSSVGGNPFG